A region from the Equus asinus isolate D_3611 breed Donkey chromosome 3, EquAss-T2T_v2, whole genome shotgun sequence genome encodes:
- the LRPAP1 gene encoding alpha-2-macroglobulin receptor-associated protein: MASRRVRAVSRGLPPLLLLLLLLLLGPLPAVGHGGKYSREKNEPELSPKRDPGGEFRMEKLNQLWEKARRLQLSPVKLSELHADLKIQERDEFSWKKLKAEGLDEDGEKEAKLRRNLNVILAKYGLDGRKDARMVTSNFLSDGAEEDSLGDPRLEKLWHKAKTSGKFSSEELDKLWREFQHHKEKVHEYNVLLETLSRTDEIQENIISPSDMSLVKEEVLHSKHTELKDRLRGINQGFDRLRKVSHQGYGAESEFEEPRVIDLWDLARSANFTEKELESFREELKHFEAKIEKHNHYQKQLEVSHEKLKHVESFGDREHVSRNKEKYALLEEKTKELGYKVKKHFQDLSSRISRARHNEL, translated from the exons ATGGCGTCGCGGAGGGTCCGAGCTGTGTCGCGCGGGCTCCCGCCgctcttgctgctgctgctgctgctgctgctcgggCCCCTGCCGGCGGTGGGCCACGGCGGCAAGTACTCGCGGGAGAAGAATGAGCCCGAGCTGTCGCCGAAGCGCGACCCCGGGGGGGAGTTCCGCATGGAGAAGCTGAACCAGCTGTGGGAGAAGGCCCGGCGG ctTCAGCTCTCTCCTGTGAAACTCTCCGAGCTCCACGCTGATCTGAAGATACAAGAAAGGGACGAGTTCAGCTGGAAGAAACTGAAGGCTGAAGGCTTAGATGAAGACGGGGAGAAAGAAGCTAAACTTAGACGCAATCTCAATG TCATCCTGGCCAAGTACGGTCTAGACGGGAGGAAGGACGCCCGCATGGTGACCAGCAATTTCCTCAGTGACGGCGCCGAGGAGGACAGCCTGGGCGACCCCAGGCTAGAGAAGCTGTGGCACAAG GCAAAGACCTCTGGGAAATTCTCCAGTGAAGAACTGGACAAGCTATGGCGGGAGTTTCAGCACCACAAAGAGAAAGTTCATGAGTACAATGTCCTGCTGGAGACCCTGAGCAGAACTGACG AAATTCAGGAGAACATCATCAGCCCCTCCGACATGAGCCTCGTCAAGGAAGAGGTGCTGCACAGCAAGCACACGGAGCTGAAGGACCGCCTGCGGGGTATCAACCAGGGCTTCGACCGCCTGCGCAAAGTCAGCCACCAGGGCTACGGCGCCGAGTCCG AGTTTGAGGAGCCCCGAGTGATCGACTTGTGGGACCTGGCCAGGTCTGCCAATTTTACGGAGAAGGAGCTGGAGTCGTTTCGG GAGGAGCTGAAGCACTTTGAAGCCAAAATCGAAAAGCATAACCACTACCAGAAGCAGCTGGAGGTTTCTCACGAAAAGCTGAAGCACGTGGAGAGCTTTGGCGACAGAGAGCACGTCAGCCGGAACAAGGAGAAGTACGCCCTGCTGGAGGAGAAGACCAAAGAGCTGGGTTACAAG GTCAAGAAGCACTTTCAGGACCTGTCCAGCCGCATTTCAAGAGCTCGCCACAATGAACTCTGA